TAAGAATCGTTTATGCAATTCCGGTGACCAACACCGTCTTGTTTTCCGTCGCtcgttctctttttcttcttgatCATCTCCAGATCTTTTCCTCTTATTTCCATTACTACTGTTACTATTGTTATTATTATCAGCAGTTGAACTAGTTGTTGCAGCCACTGTTGATGGCGTGTTATTGCTCATATCAATTGAATTAGCAGTGGTTGTTGGTGTTGCTCTAGATATTATCGAATTAGTATTTCctccttttgttgttgtttcacTTTGAAATGGTTGAaatgcaccaccaccaccacatttCTTCAACTCAATCTTTGTTGAATTCTCAACCaaaaaatcctacaaaaaaaattaaaaaattaaaaaagaaatgtCAGGAACAGAAACAGTCTCTAATCACCTGAGCTAAGAACAATTTTGAATCAAAATTCTTGAATTTTTAGTTAATTACCTGTTTTAATGGAGGATCAGCAGTCCATAATTGGACAGATTTCAACCAATCAACTTTCATTcccagattcatcttcttctcatcaattttctcctcctcctcctctgcaactttttgttgttgtttgtcaAAAGATGATGAATTAGTCCTTTTAAGTGGAAGAAATTGCTCTAAAATTGGACCTTCATTGTTCAATATCTCTTCTTCACAATCAGATTTCTCTCCATGACACTGCATCTCCTTTTTACATTTCTCAATTGCTACACACcaccaacaacagcaacaacaacaattaaacacaaaattacacatcaaaaactaataatcaaAGCTAAATTATGTTGTTGTTTTTACCTTCACTAACGAGTTCTAAACACAAAGGCAATTCACGTCGAaacacttgaatt
The nucleotide sequence above comes from Papaver somniferum cultivar HN1 unplaced genomic scaffold, ASM357369v1 unplaced-scaffold_115, whole genome shotgun sequence. Encoded proteins:
- the LOC113329014 gene encoding transcription factor HHO2-like, which translates into the protein MKMKIMKKFEALEEERKKIQVFRRELPLCLELVSEAIEKCKKEMQCHGEKSDCEEEILNNEGPILEQFLPLKRTNSSSFDKQQQKVAEEEEEKIDEKKMNLGMKVDWLKSVQLWTADPPLKQDFLVENSTKIELKKCGGGGAFQPFQSETTTKGGNTNSIISRATPTTTANSIDMSNNTPSTVAATTSSTADNNNNSNSSNGNKRKRSGDDQEEKENERRKTRRCWSPELHKRFLEALQQLGGSHVATPKQIKELMKVDGLTNDEVKSHLQKYRIHTRGGVQNSAATHNTQHQPPPQFVVVGGIWVPPPPPPEYATTVAEATETGTKRMNTNDMYVALSAQQLAGSQQQQQQQQHHSPTGSLHSEGRSKRGDHSSVDDVHSSSPSSSTETTTTTSSSKHVK